Proteins from a single region of Mumia flava:
- a CDS encoding DUF4334 domain-containing protein: MDITEARQTFARLRETDGTVDPDELDAVWAALDVVRPEALLGRWKGGEFVTGHRMNGMLERIGWYGKTFSSLDDAQPLVCRGSDGELYSDLTTGKGAASLWMVEFRGESTATMVYDGQPVLDHFKQVDESTVLGIMNGKGVLDDERHFYFFLERA, from the coding sequence ATGGACATCACCGAGGCACGCCAGACCTTCGCCCGACTGCGCGAGACCGACGGCACGGTCGACCCCGACGAGCTCGACGCCGTCTGGGCAGCGCTCGACGTCGTCCGGCCCGAGGCGCTGCTCGGTCGGTGGAAGGGCGGTGAGTTCGTCACCGGCCACCGGATGAACGGGATGCTGGAGCGGATCGGGTGGTACGGCAAGACCTTCTCGTCGCTGGACGACGCGCAGCCGCTGGTCTGCCGCGGGTCCGACGGCGAGCTGTACTCCGACCTGACGACCGGCAAGGGCGCCGCGAGCCTGTGGATGGTGGAGTTCCGTGGCGAGTCGACCGCGACCATGGTCTACGACGGCCAGCCGGTGCTCGACCACTTCAAGCAGGTCGACGAGTCCACCGTGCTCGGCATCATGAACGGCAAGGGCGTCCTCGACGACGAGCGGCACTTCTACTTCTTCCTCGAGCGCGCGTGA
- a CDS encoding FAD-binding oxidoreductase: protein MTTTTDAIEIRPGRHTAGTDDIAFDALRVQIGDRLVLPGEPGWDEVSLAWNLAIDQAPCAVVLASSTDDVAAAIRFARAYGLTVAPQAGGHGASGRLRGSIVVRSSGLDEIDVDVVGRVARVGAGVRWGQLQARLDGTGLTGMIGSNPDVSVVGYTLQGGYSWFTRAFGMGSDSLRAAEIVDADGRLRRIDDTSDPELMWALRGGGGNVAYVTAVEIDLHPAPRIAGGRLVFDIADARDVLEAFATATSETADTVSLWASIAHMPDAPFLPAEIRGRSLVTVDACASDGIGPLERALAPIRAAGTVQHDTMRVRTAAEVGDICEEPVDPMPAAHRAVPLGEVTPATVDAVLAAVGRPGPVMQLQIRHLGPARPGHRDGFVTAVPSTFVATALALVPDPAVEAVIRDAFDGVAATLRPWTAGSVASTLVAAWDTLERTASYSDRALLAEVMADADPTGTFTAAVGLV, encoded by the coding sequence ATGACCACAACGACCGACGCGATCGAGATCCGACCGGGTCGTCACACCGCGGGCACGGACGACATCGCGTTCGACGCCCTGCGGGTCCAGATCGGCGACCGTCTCGTCCTGCCCGGTGAGCCCGGGTGGGACGAGGTCAGCCTCGCCTGGAACCTCGCGATCGACCAGGCGCCGTGCGCCGTCGTCCTCGCGTCGAGCACCGACGACGTCGCGGCCGCGATCCGGTTCGCCCGGGCCTACGGCCTGACGGTGGCGCCGCAGGCCGGCGGGCACGGGGCCAGCGGGCGCCTGCGCGGCAGCATCGTGGTCCGCAGCAGCGGGCTCGACGAGATCGACGTCGACGTCGTGGGGCGCGTCGCCCGCGTCGGTGCCGGCGTCCGCTGGGGCCAGCTCCAGGCACGTCTGGACGGCACCGGTCTGACGGGCATGATCGGCTCGAACCCGGACGTCTCCGTGGTCGGCTACACCCTCCAGGGCGGGTACTCCTGGTTCACGCGCGCGTTCGGCATGGGCTCGGACTCGCTGCGCGCGGCGGAGATCGTCGACGCCGACGGCCGCCTGCGCCGGATCGACGACACGTCCGACCCGGAGCTGATGTGGGCGCTGCGCGGCGGGGGCGGCAACGTCGCCTACGTGACCGCGGTCGAGATCGACCTGCACCCCGCGCCGCGGATCGCAGGTGGACGCCTGGTGTTCGACATCGCCGACGCCCGCGACGTCCTCGAGGCGTTCGCGACGGCGACGTCCGAGACCGCGGACACCGTGTCGCTGTGGGCGTCGATCGCCCACATGCCGGACGCGCCGTTCCTGCCCGCCGAGATCCGCGGACGCTCGCTGGTCACGGTGGACGCCTGCGCGAGCGACGGGATCGGCCCGCTCGAACGGGCGCTGGCCCCGATCCGTGCCGCGGGCACCGTGCAGCACGACACGATGCGGGTCCGTACGGCGGCCGAGGTCGGCGACATCTGCGAGGAGCCGGTCGACCCGATGCCCGCAGCGCACCGCGCCGTACCGCTCGGCGAGGTGACGCCCGCGACCGTCGACGCCGTGCTCGCCGCGGTCGGCCGCCCGGGCCCGGTGATGCAGCTCCAGATCCGCCACCTGGGTCCTGCGCGCCCGGGGCACCGGGACGGGTTCGTCACCGCGGTCCCGTCCACGTTCGTCGCCACGGCACTCGCGCTGGTGCCCGACCCGGCCGTCGAGGCCGTGATCCGGGACGCGTTCGACGGCGTCGCTGCCACGTTGCGCCCGTGGACCGCCGGCTCGGTGGCGTCGACGTTGGTCGCGGCCTGGGACACCCTCGAGCGCACCGCCTCGTACAGCGACCGCGCCCTGCTCGCCGAGGTCATGGCGGACGCCGATCCCACCGGCACCTTCACCGCGGCGGTCGGCCTCGTCTGA
- a CDS encoding TetR/AcrR family transcriptional regulator, with amino-acid sequence MPQLSPARRAQVLGPALRVFARNGYRATSMQLLADATELSRPALYQYFPNKRGVFRAAVAFALDGAVHDVRAAAAGAGPPRQRLLDVLRHVLVFYDGPELGRIRAELIDQTYAQAGDLWEGFETALLDAVERVLCEAGVGEADETAVVVVYGVEGIALKSTDRTARDRAVARLVDLALTASTR; translated from the coding sequence GTGCCCCAGCTGAGTCCAGCCCGCCGCGCGCAGGTCCTCGGCCCGGCGTTGCGGGTCTTCGCCCGCAACGGCTACCGCGCGACCTCGATGCAGCTGCTGGCCGACGCGACGGAGCTGTCCCGCCCGGCGCTCTACCAGTACTTCCCGAACAAGCGAGGCGTGTTCCGGGCCGCGGTGGCGTTCGCCCTCGACGGCGCGGTCCACGACGTACGCGCGGCGGCCGCCGGTGCCGGTCCGCCTCGGCAGCGTCTGCTCGACGTTCTGAGGCATGTTCTCGTCTTCTACGACGGTCCCGAGCTGGGTCGGATCCGTGCCGAGCTGATCGACCAGACGTACGCCCAGGCGGGCGATCTCTGGGAGGGTTTCGAGACCGCGCTCCTCGATGCCGTCGAGCGCGTCCTGTGCGAGGCCGGGGTCGGGGAGGCGGACGAGACGGCGGTCGTCGTGGTCTACGGCGTCGAGGGGATCGCCCTGAAGTCGACGGACCGCACCGCCCGCGACCGCGCCGTCGCCCGGCTCGTCGACCTCGCGCTCACCGCATCCACCCGCTGA
- a CDS encoding NADP-dependent oxidoreductase: MRAIAYDEFGSADVLHLRDLPDPHPGPDTVVVRVVAAGVNPVDYKVREGYLQGLIDVDFPAVPGWDVAGVVEQVGLDTPELQVGDEVFAYARKDTVGGGTLAERVAVPVRTVARKPASIGFEEAAAVPLAGLTALQTVRRSGLGEGSTVLVHAAAGGVGSFATQLAVHAGARVVGTASEPNHPYLRELGAEPITYGAGLVDRARALAPDGYDVILDYVGGDAVETAGELLADGGTVVSITDARARDELGGEYVWVRPDPDDLTALAGLIDAGAVRVEVAQVFDLADAADAHRAVETGHTRGKVVVRVG, encoded by the coding sequence ATGAGAGCCATCGCCTACGACGAGTTCGGCAGCGCCGACGTGCTGCACCTGCGCGACCTCCCCGACCCGCACCCCGGCCCGGACACCGTGGTCGTCCGTGTGGTCGCGGCCGGAGTCAACCCGGTGGACTACAAGGTCCGCGAGGGCTACCTCCAGGGGCTGATCGACGTCGACTTCCCCGCCGTCCCGGGGTGGGACGTCGCCGGCGTGGTCGAGCAGGTCGGTCTCGACACGCCGGAGCTGCAGGTCGGTGACGAGGTGTTCGCCTACGCCCGCAAGGACACGGTCGGCGGCGGCACGCTCGCGGAGCGGGTCGCGGTGCCGGTCCGGACGGTCGCCCGCAAGCCGGCGTCGATCGGGTTCGAGGAGGCCGCGGCCGTGCCGCTGGCCGGGCTGACGGCCCTCCAGACCGTCCGACGGTCGGGGCTGGGCGAGGGATCGACGGTCCTGGTCCACGCGGCGGCCGGCGGTGTCGGCTCGTTCGCCACGCAGCTCGCCGTCCACGCCGGTGCGCGGGTGGTCGGGACCGCGTCGGAGCCGAACCACCCGTACCTGCGGGAGCTCGGCGCCGAGCCGATCACGTACGGCGCCGGGCTGGTCGACCGTGCGCGCGCCCTCGCGCCGGACGGGTACGACGTGATCCTCGACTACGTCGGCGGCGACGCCGTCGAGACGGCCGGCGAGCTGCTCGCCGACGGCGGGACGGTCGTGTCGATCACGGACGCTCGCGCGCGAGACGAGCTGGGCGGCGAGTACGTCTGGGTGCGTCCTGACCCCGACGACCTCACCGCTCTCGCGGGGCTGATCGACGCCGGCGCGGTCCGCGTCGAGGTGGCGCAGGTCTTCGATCTCGCCGACGCGGCGGACGCGCACCGGGCGGTGGAGACCGGCCACACCCGCGGCAAGGTCGTCGTCCGGGTCGGCTGA
- a CDS encoding M14 family zinc carboxypeptidase has translation MRSSRRAGALAGAALMSAAVLVAAPAAADPPDRDRFSVRSAKDGTHPGSLTAKAARWAAKHGAGVGDPLPMPSSYPYQPQLTVFPETEPDAADTGNLVGYDQIAPMLNDLMAGSDRVSTQVVGQSTQGRDLYLVTLTAPERRHETRLQTAWRDEIREHPRLAERDRLLQKHYKTPIWISANIHGNEWEGTDAALQYIEQLATAPWSQVRDLLSEHRIYFSLTLNPDGRTIGQRATALNLDENRDMVTNTTPESVSFVRTAQAVQALYAADFHGYTRVLQVEPCGPPHGDDYEYDLFIPHGYALSLQVEQDVVAADIPGNTYYDVTTGQVVDENTGPDTAHIKIPYRDTPSGWDDYPPIFTAQYAAFSGAVTSTVELPKSRPNGSSQTPENAVVNTAVALQTMQSLVDYVETNDDAMLDDQIEFFRRAGSGAPRVALTSENLDEVAGPDEWKAEWDAADDQNAVTYPRAFVIPTGSGQRSSSDARFLVERLQLHGVEVGRLVRTSRIDGTTYPAGSYVVDMHQPRRNLAHNLLAAGSDISDKVPSMYDVSAWSWGYLWGATVEPVGTTGSGSLPWTRPATRHDADGDVPRSKAALTFDLAGVGDFQALNALLEDGIAVSQLSDGSALVDDGSAGRRAAAEAADEFGVDFETASKRDLAEVRSGRAKGLEDLTVGWTGSQDDLLSLTQLGFDDLVELDEAELAADPSILDDVDVMWLGSGLSFGAGEEAGAAALDAYVADGGGIVGRGTGAFSTATDLGLMSGTAVSGNRSGNGIVTVDTVDDGVLSAYPQGHAFVYPAIWFAGLGTGTTVEQAYGADPLVAGHWRPSGSGGNGPADSAGQAAVVSAASDSGAKALVFGTSVVFRTHPKGGMSQVATGLFWASPDGDGVPAP, from the coding sequence ATGCGATCGTCCCGTCGAGCCGGTGCCCTCGCCGGCGCCGCCCTGATGTCGGCCGCTGTCCTGGTCGCGGCCCCCGCTGCCGCGGATCCCCCTGATCGCGACCGGTTCAGCGTGCGCTCCGCCAAGGACGGCACGCACCCCGGATCCCTGACCGCGAAGGCTGCCCGGTGGGCGGCGAAGCACGGCGCCGGCGTCGGAGATCCACTGCCGATGCCGAGCTCGTACCCCTACCAGCCGCAGCTCACCGTGTTCCCCGAGACAGAGCCGGACGCGGCCGACACCGGCAACCTCGTCGGGTACGACCAGATCGCTCCGATGCTGAACGACCTGATGGCCGGCTCGGACCGCGTCTCGACGCAGGTCGTCGGGCAGTCGACGCAGGGCCGCGACCTCTACCTGGTGACGCTCACCGCACCCGAGAGGCGCCACGAGACCCGGCTCCAGACGGCGTGGCGGGACGAGATCCGCGAGCACCCGAGACTCGCCGAGCGTGACCGGCTCCTCCAGAAGCACTACAAGACGCCGATCTGGATCAGCGCCAACATCCATGGCAACGAGTGGGAGGGCACCGACGCGGCGCTGCAGTACATCGAGCAGCTCGCCACTGCTCCGTGGTCGCAGGTCCGGGATCTGCTCAGCGAGCACCGGATCTACTTCAGCCTCACCCTGAACCCGGACGGGCGCACGATCGGGCAGCGCGCGACCGCGCTCAACCTCGACGAGAACCGCGACATGGTCACGAACACCACGCCCGAGTCGGTCTCGTTCGTCCGCACGGCGCAGGCCGTCCAGGCGCTGTACGCCGCGGACTTCCACGGCTACACCCGGGTCCTGCAGGTCGAGCCCTGCGGACCGCCGCACGGCGACGACTACGAGTACGACCTGTTCATCCCGCACGGGTACGCGCTCTCGCTCCAGGTGGAGCAGGACGTCGTCGCGGCCGACATCCCGGGCAACACGTACTACGACGTGACGACCGGGCAGGTCGTGGACGAGAACACCGGACCCGACACGGCGCACATCAAGATCCCGTACCGCGACACCCCGTCCGGCTGGGACGACTACCCGCCGATCTTCACCGCGCAGTACGCCGCGTTCTCCGGAGCGGTCACCTCGACCGTGGAGCTGCCGAAGTCGCGCCCGAACGGGAGCTCGCAGACGCCGGAGAACGCCGTGGTGAACACCGCCGTCGCGCTGCAGACCATGCAGAGCCTGGTCGACTACGTCGAGACGAACGACGACGCGATGCTCGACGACCAGATCGAGTTCTTCCGCCGGGCGGGATCCGGCGCGCCGCGCGTCGCGCTGACCTCGGAGAACCTCGACGAGGTGGCCGGCCCCGACGAGTGGAAGGCCGAGTGGGACGCGGCCGACGACCAGAACGCGGTCACCTATCCGCGGGCGTTCGTGATCCCGACGGGTTCGGGTCAGCGCTCGAGCAGCGACGCGCGGTTCCTCGTCGAGCGGCTCCAGCTGCACGGGGTCGAGGTCGGGCGGCTCGTGCGCACCAGCCGCATCGACGGCACCACGTACCCGGCCGGGTCGTACGTCGTCGACATGCACCAGCCGCGACGCAACCTGGCGCACAACCTGCTCGCGGCGGGCAGCGACATCTCGGACAAGGTCCCGAGCATGTACGACGTGTCGGCGTGGAGCTGGGGCTACCTGTGGGGCGCGACGGTCGAGCCGGTCGGGACGACCGGGAGCGGCTCCCTCCCGTGGACCCGCCCGGCCACCCGTCACGACGCCGACGGGGACGTCCCGCGGTCGAAGGCCGCTCTGACCTTCGACCTCGCCGGCGTCGGCGACTTCCAGGCACTGAACGCCCTGCTCGAGGACGGGATCGCCGTGTCGCAGCTGTCCGACGGTTCGGCGCTCGTGGACGACGGCTCGGCCGGCCGCCGGGCGGCGGCCGAGGCCGCCGACGAGTTCGGCGTCGACTTCGAGACGGCCTCGAAGCGCGACCTCGCCGAGGTGCGGTCCGGCCGGGCGAAGGGGCTGGAGGACCTCACCGTGGGCTGGACCGGGAGCCAGGACGACCTGCTGTCGCTCACCCAGCTCGGCTTCGACGACCTGGTCGAGCTGGACGAGGCCGAGCTGGCCGCGGACCCGTCGATCCTCGACGACGTCGACGTGATGTGGCTCGGGTCCGGCCTGTCCTTCGGCGCCGGTGAAGAAGCCGGTGCGGCGGCGCTGGACGCCTACGTCGCCGACGGCGGCGGGATCGTCGGCCGCGGGACGGGCGCGTTCTCGACCGCGACCGATCTCGGTCTGATGTCGGGCACCGCCGTGAGCGGCAACCGGTCCGGCAACGGGATCGTCACCGTCGACACCGTCGACGACGGGGTACTGTCGGCGTACCCGCAGGGCCACGCCTTCGTGTACCCGGCGATCTGGTTCGCCGGCCTGGGGACGGGCACCACCGTCGAGCAGGCGTACGGCGCGGACCCGCTGGTGGCGGGGCACTGGCGGCCGAGCGGGAGCGGCGGCAACGGGCCGGCCGACTCCGCAGGCCAGGCGGCGGTCGTCTCCGCGGCGTCCGACTCCGGCGCGAAGGCGCTCGTGTTCGGGACGTCGGTGGTGTTCCGGACGCACCCCAAGGGCGGGATGAGCCAGGTGGCGACCGGACTGTTCTGGGCCTCGCCCGACGGCGACGGGGTTCCGGCGCCGTGA
- a CDS encoding aldo/keto reductase: MRTRTLGTRGPEVSAVGLGCMGMSQGFGPAPDRSAMIAFLRSAVEHGVTFFDTAEVYGPFVNEALVGDALAAVRDEVVIATKFGFVFGEDGSSRLSSRPDDIRNAVDGSLTRLRTDVIDVLYQHRVDPDVPIEEVAGTVAELVEAGKVRHFGLSEAGVGTIRRAHATFPVTVLQSEYSLYWREPEAEILPTLEELGIGFVPFSPLGRGILTGQVTASTEFGEGDIRATLPRFSDDVREANLRLAEQVGAIATRAGATPGQVALAWLLAQKAWIVPIPGTRRLGRLEENLGAADVVLTDEQLAELDAAADSLPIEGERYPEAMLRMIDR; encoded by the coding sequence ATGCGTACTCGCACCCTCGGCACCCGCGGACCGGAGGTCTCGGCCGTCGGGCTGGGTTGCATGGGCATGTCCCAGGGGTTCGGGCCTGCGCCGGACCGCAGCGCGATGATCGCATTCCTGCGCAGCGCGGTCGAGCACGGCGTGACGTTCTTCGACACCGCCGAGGTGTACGGCCCGTTCGTGAACGAGGCGCTCGTCGGTGATGCGCTGGCCGCGGTGCGCGACGAGGTCGTGATCGCGACGAAGTTCGGCTTCGTCTTCGGAGAGGACGGCTCGTCGCGGCTGTCCAGCCGACCCGACGACATCCGCAACGCCGTCGACGGCTCCCTGACGCGGCTGCGGACCGACGTCATCGACGTGCTCTACCAGCACCGCGTCGACCCCGATGTGCCGATCGAGGAGGTCGCGGGCACGGTCGCGGAGCTCGTGGAGGCAGGCAAGGTGCGGCACTTCGGCCTGTCCGAGGCCGGCGTCGGCACGATCCGGCGCGCGCACGCGACCTTCCCGGTGACGGTGCTCCAGAGCGAGTACTCGCTGTACTGGCGTGAGCCCGAGGCCGAGATCCTGCCGACGCTGGAGGAGCTCGGCATCGGCTTCGTCCCCTTCAGCCCGCTGGGCCGGGGGATCCTGACCGGGCAGGTGACGGCGTCCACCGAGTTCGGCGAGGGTGACATCCGGGCGACGCTGCCGCGGTTCTCCGACGACGTGCGCGAAGCCAACCTCCGGCTCGCCGAGCAGGTCGGCGCGATCGCGACGCGGGCCGGCGCCACCCCCGGGCAGGTGGCCCTCGCGTGGCTGCTCGCGCAGAAGGCGTGGATCGTGCCGATCCCCGGGACCCGTCGGCTCGGTCGGCTCGAGGAGAACCTCGGCGCCGCGGACGTGGTGCTCACCGATGAGCAGCTCGCTGAGCTCGACGCCGCCGCGGACAGCCTGCCGATCGAGGGCGAACGCTACCCCGAGGCGATGCTGCGGATGATCGACCGCTGA
- a CDS encoding TetR family transcriptional regulator yields the protein MAAPQTPTTSRPRSAEATKQAILDAARTRFTTEGYRRATVRAVAADAGIDPAMVMRYFGSKQQLFAAAADLDLRLPELSRVARSRRGHQLVTHFVARWEDPDDDTLLMLLRAAIDDEQMAETMHRMFAEQLVATIVSVLPDERMDEAPRRAGLIATQMLGLALCRDILRLPPVVALSPAAAVASIAPTVQRYLTAPLPDAD from the coding sequence ATGGCTGCTCCGCAGACCCCGACAACCTCGCGACCGCGCAGCGCGGAGGCGACGAAGCAGGCGATCCTCGATGCGGCGCGCACGCGGTTCACGACCGAGGGCTACCGCCGGGCCACCGTGCGGGCGGTCGCCGCCGACGCGGGGATCGATCCGGCGATGGTGATGCGGTACTTCGGGAGCAAGCAGCAGCTGTTCGCGGCCGCGGCCGACCTCGACCTGCGACTACCCGAGCTGAGCCGGGTCGCCCGGAGCAGACGGGGCCACCAGCTGGTCACCCACTTCGTCGCACGCTGGGAGGACCCGGACGACGACACGCTGCTCATGCTGCTGCGTGCCGCGATCGACGACGAGCAGATGGCGGAGACGATGCACCGCATGTTCGCCGAGCAGCTGGTCGCGACGATCGTCTCCGTGCTCCCCGACGAGCGGATGGACGAGGCGCCGCGACGAGCCGGCCTGATCGCGACCCAGATGCTCGGACTCGCGCTCTGTCGCGACATCCTGCGGCTGCCGCCGGTGGTCGCGCTCAGCCCGGCCGCAGCGGTCGCGTCGATCGCCCCGACCGTCCAGCGCTACCTCACCGCCCCGCTGCCCGACGCGGACTGA
- a CDS encoding ATP-binding protein yields MHDYRTRVADGDLADRMRWAGAVLIEGPKACGKTATAERVAATTFQMDTDMGAQALVQTAPEVLLGAHAPVLFDEWQITPSLWNLVRREVDNHRARGRFILTGSATPDDDAARHTGAGRFSRLEMRPMSLFEGGVSNGQVSLRGLFDGDFAPTLDPGVTVPELVERMVVGGWPDLLDAPVREAQRWMSDYLRTVVEIDLPRLGVRRDPESLMRMLRSLGRGVGTGLTAKAVASDVGGPDGPARQETVARYLDALRRLMLTEDVPAWAPHMRATTPLRKAATRFMADPSLGIASLGAGPTQLLRDLNAAGFHFEGLVARDLRVYGQPLGGRLWHWRDNNGHEVDFVITLDDGRWGALEVKMNPEAVDSAADSLLRFVQKVDTSKVGLPEFMGVVTTRSSAIRRRDGILVLPVAALGP; encoded by the coding sequence GTGCATGACTACCGAACGCGTGTGGCGGACGGGGATCTCGCCGACCGGATGAGATGGGCGGGTGCCGTTCTCATCGAGGGTCCTAAGGCTTGCGGGAAGACCGCCACGGCCGAGCGTGTGGCGGCAACGACGTTCCAGATGGACACCGACATGGGCGCCCAGGCTCTGGTGCAGACGGCACCGGAGGTTCTGCTCGGCGCACACGCGCCGGTGCTCTTCGACGAGTGGCAGATCACCCCGTCCTTGTGGAATCTCGTTCGTCGCGAGGTCGACAACCATCGGGCTCGTGGCCGATTCATCCTCACTGGATCGGCGACGCCTGATGACGATGCTGCACGACACACAGGGGCTGGTCGGTTCTCTCGGCTGGAGATGCGGCCCATGAGCCTCTTCGAGGGTGGGGTCTCGAACGGTCAGGTGTCGCTGCGTGGACTGTTCGATGGCGACTTCGCGCCGACACTCGACCCGGGGGTCACGGTGCCTGAGCTGGTGGAGCGCATGGTGGTCGGCGGTTGGCCCGACTTGTTGGATGCGCCCGTCCGCGAGGCTCAACGTTGGATGTCCGACTACTTGCGCACCGTCGTCGAGATCGACCTGCCGCGGCTCGGTGTCAGGCGGGATCCCGAGAGCCTCATGCGAATGCTCCGTTCCCTCGGGCGTGGCGTAGGGACCGGGCTGACTGCGAAGGCGGTGGCATCGGATGTCGGCGGCCCCGATGGCCCAGCCCGGCAGGAGACGGTGGCGAGGTACCTCGATGCGCTCCGCAGGCTGATGCTCACCGAGGACGTTCCGGCCTGGGCGCCGCACATGCGCGCCACTACGCCGCTGAGAAAGGCCGCGACGCGCTTCATGGCAGATCCTTCCCTCGGGATTGCTTCGCTGGGTGCGGGGCCGACGCAGCTGCTGCGGGACCTCAACGCAGCCGGGTTCCACTTCGAGGGGCTCGTCGCGCGAGATCTCCGTGTCTACGGTCAGCCCCTGGGTGGGCGACTGTGGCATTGGCGCGACAACAACGGGCACGAGGTCGACTTCGTCATCACGCTCGACGACGGTCGCTGGGGTGCACTCGAGGTGAAGATGAACCCGGAGGCAGTTGACTCCGCGGCCGACTCGCTCCTGAGGTTCGTCCAGAAGGTCGACACGAGCAAGGTTGGTCTGCCGGAGTTCATGGGAGTGGTGACGACGCGGTCGTCAGCGATCCGACGTCGCGACGGCATTCTCGTTCTACCCGTCGCAGCGCTCGGCCCATGA
- a CDS encoding NAD(P)-dependent alcohol dehydrogenase has product MSARTARAAIVERPGGPFVLDEIEVDGPQDDQVLVRIDAVGLCHTDISTRAMLTERLLPAVLGHEGAGVVEAVGSRVRGVGPGDHVVCTFRSCGSCTSCTTGAPAYCTARGLNSLGGRAAGTSALTRRGERLNGGFFGQSSFARYALAYESNVVTVPAGVPAGVAAPLGCSVQTGAGAVLNVLRPTAGEPVVVLGTGAVGMAAVMAAVASGADVIAVDPVASRRTLAVELGARAALDPVDDPVGAVRDLTDGGAACAVDTTGRPEVVASALDLLGPRGRLAVLGIGQSFPVEPMTLMSKGITVRGVIEGDSVPEVFIPRLLALHADGRLPLERIITRMPFETIEDAVAASACGDVIKPVLTFG; this is encoded by the coding sequence GTGAGCGCCCGTACGGCCCGCGCCGCGATCGTCGAACGACCGGGTGGACCGTTCGTGCTCGACGAGATCGAGGTCGACGGGCCGCAGGACGACCAGGTCCTGGTCCGGATCGACGCCGTCGGGCTCTGCCACACCGACATCAGCACCCGGGCGATGCTCACCGAGCGGCTGCTCCCGGCCGTCCTCGGCCACGAGGGCGCGGGCGTGGTCGAGGCCGTCGGGAGCCGGGTCCGCGGGGTCGGCCCGGGCGACCACGTGGTCTGCACCTTCCGCAGCTGCGGGTCGTGCACCTCCTGCACGACCGGGGCTCCGGCGTACTGCACCGCACGGGGCCTGAACAGCCTCGGCGGCCGCGCCGCCGGCACCAGCGCTCTGACGCGCCGCGGCGAGCGGCTCAACGGCGGGTTCTTCGGGCAGTCCAGCTTCGCGAGGTACGCCCTCGCGTACGAGTCGAACGTCGTCACGGTCCCCGCCGGTGTTCCGGCCGGCGTCGCCGCGCCGCTCGGGTGCAGCGTCCAGACCGGAGCAGGAGCCGTGCTCAACGTGCTCCGTCCCACGGCCGGTGAGCCGGTCGTCGTGCTGGGCACGGGCGCGGTCGGCATGGCGGCCGTGATGGCGGCCGTGGCCTCCGGCGCCGACGTGATCGCGGTCGACCCCGTGGCGTCGCGCCGCACGCTCGCCGTCGAGCTCGGTGCCCGCGCAGCCCTCGATCCGGTCGACGACCCGGTCGGTGCGGTCCGCGACCTCACCGACGGGGGCGCTGCCTGCGCGGTCGACACCACCGGGCGGCCGGAGGTCGTCGCGTCCGCACTCGACCTGCTCGGCCCCCGCGGCCGGCTCGCCGTGCTGGGGATCGGGCAGTCGTTCCCGGTCGAACCGATGACCCTGATGTCCAAGGGCATCACCGTGCGAGGCGTGATCGAAGGCGACTCCGTGCCCGAGGTCTTCATCCCGCGGCTGCTCGCGCTGCACGCCGACGGCCGGCTGCCGCTGGAGCGGATCATCACCCGGATGCCCTTCGAGACGATCGAGGACGCGGTCGCGGCGAGCGCGTGCGGCGACGTGATCAAGCCGGTCCTCACCTTCGGGTGA
- a CDS encoding methyltransferase family protein — MRPAASRIGSAAFFLAAPGTTAGLIPWVITGWSMPDDGTLRTASVAVGSAVVVVGLVPVVDAFVRFARAGGTPMPAAPTERLVVDGFNRWMRNPMYAGVTLVIAGQALVFGSWAVLAYAGLFWAVTASFVRWYEEPTLLRTYGEAYRRYREAVPAWWPRRRRRSVTTQPNQP, encoded by the coding sequence ATGAGGCCGGCGGCCTCGCGGATCGGGAGCGCTGCGTTCTTCCTCGCCGCGCCCGGCACGACCGCCGGTCTGATCCCGTGGGTGATCACCGGCTGGTCGATGCCCGACGACGGCACCCTGCGTACGGCGTCGGTGGCCGTCGGCTCGGCGGTCGTCGTGGTCGGGCTGGTCCCGGTCGTCGATGCGTTCGTGCGCTTCGCCCGCGCGGGCGGCACCCCGATGCCGGCAGCGCCGACCGAGCGACTCGTCGTGGACGGCTTCAACCGCTGGATGCGCAACCCGATGTACGCGGGGGTGACGCTGGTGATCGCCGGCCAGGCGCTCGTCTTCGGGTCGTGGGCGGTGCTCGCGTACGCCGGCCTGTTCTGGGCCGTGACGGCGTCCTTCGTGCGGTGGTACGAGGAGCCGACGCTGCTGCGGACCTACGGCGAGGCCTACCGGCGCTACCGCGAGGCCGTGCCGGCGTGGTGGCCGCGCCGGCGTCGACGGAGTGTCACCACTCAGCCGAACCAGCCGTAA